CAGTCCAACGACGTCTTGAGCGTAGACTTCGGTGTGCACGTCAATGGTCGGATCGTAGACTCCGCTTTCACAGTTGCGCTCGACCATAATGAGAGATACGATCCATTGCTGGCAGCAGTCGGAGAGACGACGAACACCGGTCTTTCCCTTGCGTGTGTCGATGCGAGGATGCAAGACCTCGGAGCGGCGATGCAGGAGGTGATGGAGAGTTATGAGGTCGTAGAGCAAGATGGCAAAACACGACGCGTGAGAGCCATGAAGAATCTATCCGGACACGACATCCTACGATACCAGATTCATGGTGATAAACAAGTTCCGTTCGTGAAGAATGATAGTGAGCAGAAGATGGAAGAGGGAGACATCTTCGCGATTGAGACTTTTGGAACTACTGGAAGAGGACACACTCGAGACGACGTGAGTTGAGTTCCCTTCGCGCTTCGATTCTGCTTCAAAACTGACACATGGACGCATGCTAACATTTTCCAATAGATCGGTGTCTACGGCTACGGACGACAGAATGTTAAGGTCCACCCCCAGCACTTGCAATTAAGCGCTCGATCCCTTCTCAAGACCATCGATGAGAGTTTCGGGACTTTGGTCTTTTGCCGCCGATATCTAGAGCGCTTGGGAGTCAAGAACTATCACTTCGGCATGAAGCAACTGATCGATCAGGAGATTGTGGAGTCCTATGCTCCGCTGGTCGACGTCGAGGGCAGCCATGTGGCACAGTTCGAGCATACTGTCTTGATTGGCGGAGCTGGCAAGGAAATCATCAGTCGCGGGGAGGATTATTGAGTCGCAGCCTCAAGGCCGGGTGCAGAGGAGAAGCCATTGAATGGTTGGAATGGTCGGAGTGGAGGTGGCACAACTCTTTGTACAGGTAAGGTCGTCTGACATGCCTTGGCTGGAATACGGGAGATGATGCGGAATGTGACTTATTGGGAGTCCATGTTATGCGCGATAGTCTCTCTTTCAAGTCCCATCGCTGGAACTTCTCATGTTGAAAAGTTCCGTGCAACATTATCGTGCTCCATTaatcctcgccttcctcatCCCTCGGCATCTGCACACCTAATGCCTTCATCAAATTCCCAGCAGGCCCACTCATTCCCGCCTGACCTTTGAATGCTTCGAGCATATTCTTCGCAAGGCCCAGATCAACATCGTTAAAcccgtcgtcctcgtccgaaGAGAGCTCTGCGCCTTCTTCAATGTCTTCTGACTGATTATCAAAAGGACCTGATCGGGCGAAAGCGGGCGGCTTGGGTCGAATCGAGGCGTTTTTACTACGCGAGGGATTGATCTCCTCATCGGCTGattcgtcctcctcctcctcctcttcttttgTGCTTGTCGTTGAGGCAAATTTGACGGATTTACTATTTGTCTTAGATGGCTGATCGCTGGAGGTCGAAAGCATGTGCGGCGGTCGTGGTGGTCCAAAGACAGGCTTAATATTGCCGTGCGAAGCCACGTCCGCTGCGGCCTTGCCTTTCGATTTGACTTTCTTGTATGTCCCATTTTCCAGATTGAGTGCACCATGGCCTTTAAGCTCTTGCTCCATCAGTTCCATGACTTTGCGTAGCTCTTCAGATTCATCCACAACGCCATCGCTCATTTCGGCGTCGTCCTCAAGGGCAAGCCGGCGAGCTTCATCTAGCAGACCAGATTTTTCGATATGCCAGGCTGGCATTGCGGCAGTGTCATGTATGGCTCGTTCGAACTCCATGTCTTCAAGTGCCTCAGGGGCATTGAATTTCGTTTGTGGCTCCTCATGCTCGTTTTTATCCCCTGTTGCAGCAAAGTCCTTGACTTTCGGTTCCTCTGATTCTTGTTTCTCGGCTTTGCTCTCTTGGTCGTCTTTTACGTGAGAGGAAGACTgagcatcatcgtcatcatcgtcttcatccatGTCATCCACACCATCCACGCCagcctcatcatcttctaAGAAGTCCTCAAAGCGCGACACCATTTTCCGAAGATTTTCCTGAGCGCCTTGATCGCCGAAGCCACCTTTGCCACCACTTGAGTTGGCTTTGCCATCGAGCTCCTTCTCAAAGTCTTTGAAGTCGATGTTCAGCCACTTATCGTCGTCTTGCACATGCGGCCACAGCTCgatctcatcatcgccaggtagctcttcttctccactcTCCAGGTCTTCCAATAACAAGTTCATCTCCTGCACTGCCCGCTTGTCCTGGTACTGCTTGTCAGTGACCAGCATCTCGAAGCCGCATGTAAGTTTCATGCCCAGCGCCACCTTCTCATCTTGCATACGAGGGATTATACCGGTCCATGCTGGTGGAGGATCGAAAATTTGACTTCGGAGCTGAGCAAACCCGACTTTCGTGAATTTGACCCTTACTGTCACAAAGTCCTCGGGAGCAAAGCGAAGAGTGTTGGTGTCTTTCGTCGTAAGCGGTTTCAAGCTCACTGGGTCACGCAAGTAGAAAGACTCGATCGCTGGCGAAATGTAGGCCGGGTTGCGATGTAGCAGGTATGCTAGCTTTCGCGGGATCGTGATGAGAGCATGGTGGAATGAGGAAGAGATAGCTGAAGGATACTCCCGGAGCCTATGAAACGCTTCTTGTTGAATATCCTGGTCTACAAGAAGATCACTCGGCGTTCTTTTGATGAAGGATAGAGCCTCCTCTGAGGTCAAGTTACGCGGAAGCGAGCTTTTGTCGACCGGAATGATTTTGATTCGACCATCGTTGATCCAGACACGATTTTCACAGATTTCGGGGTTCAGCCACTTGGGAAGAGCGTTCGCTGCCTCGATGAGCAAGAATTCGCCGTCGGTATCGTAGACACGTATCCAGGCATCAGGATTTCCTTTGCTCAGCTCGGTGAGCAAATATACGATGAGCCACTCATCCGCGATTGAGTCACCAAAGTCTGTTCGCCCTCGTAAATGTGACACTGTTTTCGGTGCACTTTTTGCAGAGGCTGTCGCGACATCAATTTTGGGGTGTAACGCGAGATTGAAGTCTTGCCTTTGCCAGATGTAGTCCTTGagtagcttcttcttcagctcgttTGCCGCCTTCAATATCTCGTTTAGTCTTGTTCGCAGAGCGGCATTGGAGTTCAGCCCGCCGTGAATGACATGGATAACGTACTCTACACAGTCATCGGGAAGGCGTTTGGGAAAGCCATCGAAGCCTTCACCGAACCATTTCAAACCATCGTCTGGCAGCTGACCTTCCATGTCGAAGGATTCAGGACGAACCAGTAGAGCAAATTATCGGAGAAGCCGTGACGTTGGGCCCTGATGTCAAGTCGAGGGCAAAGTGAAGATGGGATTTGTCTTGGCGCGCGGCAAAAACTTAATCCGATGTTGACGAACGTAAACACTGGAACGCGCGGGCTCGCTACGCGTGGGACAAGCACTTCTTACGGCAGCATTGTCGACGACACATGCACCCAGCGCATGTCGCATACTAACTCCAGCTGAGTGGCAGTGCGCGATCGATTGCCCATCATGGCGCATCACTACATCAACACGCCGGGCACTGAACGAGGGAACGAGACGTTTCTCAGTCCCAGCAAGAATGGCCTCGTGGACATGTCGTTCAACCAGCCTTTCCAGTCGCCCAGTAAAGATGCCGGCCAGGATATTCGAAGTCGTATGCGAGGACTTCGCGGTGGACCAGGACCAGTATCTGCGCGAACACCGCGACCTCGAACAGCGTTGGTCGACAAGCGCAATCCGACGGGCAAGCAGGAATTCACACCGCTCCTCAAGAGCGCGAAACGAAACCAGCTGATGCGACAGAGCATaatggaggagaaggagaacacCATAAATGGCGACTTGAAAACGCCCGCTGGACTGCGTGAAAGCTTCGGCAGCAGAGCAACGCCTGGCTTACCGATCGAAGCGTCGATGCTGGACGATTTCACTGGTAGTTCCGGTGATCGCGAGAATACGCCAGTGGCACCTCAAGCAGTCAGCTCATCCATGTACGACTCGACGCCTATGCCGCACCTGCCCACGAACAGGAATGGAGTGCTCGAGACGGGCAATGTTTTGACTCTACGCGACCAGGAAGCCAAGCTGGACCAGATTCAGAAGGACAACTTTGGTCTGAAGCTGAAGATCCACTACCTCGAAGATGCAATGCGCAAAAGTGGCACCGAATTCCAGCAGCAGACTTTGAAGGAGAATGTCGAGCTCAAGACAAACAAGGCGCAACTGGAAGTAGATTTAAAGAAGCAGCGTAAGCGGTTACAAGATGCGGAGCAACAATTAGAGGAATACAAGTTACACCTGCGAGAATATCAAgagaaggtcaagaagcGACATACGAGTGAACGCGATCAGGAAGAGTATGAGCGTCTGCAAAGGATGGCCGAGGAGTCGCAGAAGATTGCAGATGAACGGGAGCAAGAGTTGGACCGAGTACGCGAGAAGCTTGACCAAGCGGAGCAGTTACAGAGCGACGAGAGCGAAGTGCAGCGTCTCAAGGATCAGCTACTCGATGCAGAGCAAGAAGTACGTGACAGGGAACGtgagctggacgagaaggACACAAAGCTTGAAGAGTTGCAAGAGAAGCTGCAAGCGGCTGAACAAATGGAAGGCGATGCAGACAAGATCCAACAACTGCGGGACGATATTGGTGATCTGGAGGCCGACATTCGAGATCGCGAACGACAGCTCGAAGAGAAGGACGACAAGCTGGAGgaattgcagcagcaggtcaAAGCGCTTCAACAAGACAATGCGAACGTGGACCATATGCAGCaggacatcgacgacatgGAGAACGAGCTCAaagagaaggacgaggagttGGACAGAAAGAATGCTCGGATCGCTGAACTCGAGGAACGCGTCAATAGTTCGTATGATCGCGAGAAATCGACCAAGAAGCTACGTGGCGATGTTGTTGACCTTGAGAACAAGCTTCGACAAAAGGATCAAGAGCTTGACGAGTTCAGAGATCAAACACGAGCGTTAGAGAAGCGTCTGCAAACAGCGGAATCCAGCCAAACAGCAGAGCTGCGACAAAAGGATAATGAGCTGCGCAACATTCAGCGCGAATTGGCTGACAAGGATGGCGAGATCAAAGCCCTGCAGGAACGACTGCAGACAGCGCGAGGCAGTTGGGACGCCGAGGCAGAGCAGACCGATGCTCGACTGAGAGAAAAAGACCGCATTATTCAAGAGAAGGAAAGCCAACTACGAGACAAGTCGCGGGTGATTGAGGAGCGCGACGACGAGCTCGTAGATCTCGAGAAGCGCATGCGAGCCGCCGAATCAGCTCGAGATGATGCACTCCGCAAGCAGCGAGGTCGACAGAGCGAGGTCGACAGCCAAGTCAGCGAGCTTCAAGAACAGCTGCGGATTGCCTCTTCTACCGCCCAGGCTAAGCTTGACGAGAAGGATGGACTCATACAGGCTCGTGAAAAGGAGGTGCAAACCCTTCAAAGCCGCATTGCGTCTCTTCAGACTGGTGACAGCTCTGAGGTGCGACGAAAAGACGAGCAGATCCGACGCCTAGAGTCTGATATCAAGTCAAAAGAGCGCGAGATCaaggaccagcagcagcagcttacAAGCCTCAAAGCGCGAGTCGGAGCAATGGAGACCCCATCGAAGAAGGACAGCCTACTCAAGCAACAGGCTGACCAGATCCGATCTCTCGAGCAGGCTTTGCAAAAGCTAGAGCAGGACAAAGAAGCTGAGCTGGACGAGCTCGACCAACATTGTCAAACCATCGAGGATGGCAATAAGGACTTCGAGCAACAACTTGCTTCTCTTCGTAAGCGTACCGAAACTGCCGATCGCGATCAAAGTATGCTTGGCCATCAGAGCTCTGAGTTGAACGAGAAGAATGAGCAGATCCGTCGGCTGGAGCAGGAACTGGACCAGCTGCGCGACCGACTTCAACAAGTCATCGAGCAGCGACAGAAAGATGTCCGACAGCTGGAGCGCGAGCTCGAGACCGCCCGTTCAAACAGCAAGGGCGGCGTCGAAGAGGCTGAGCGCCGATTTGCTGCCATCAAGAAGGAGATGCAAGCCGAgtttgaagaggagaaggacgcCCTTGACGCAGAGATCGAGTTAATGGACACGCACTTCGTCGAAGTGGAAGCGGAGAAGGCGCGTCTCAATGCCCGTATCAAGGATCTCGAGGCTGAAGTCAGTCGTGCTCAGCTTACGAAGGCAGATGGCAGTCCGGCTCGTGAGCGCAACGAGTTGCGTACGCAGCTGCGCAAGGTAGAGGCTGAGCGTAACACCCTCGAGACTACcgtgaagaagctgcgcatCGATCTCCAGACCGCTGAGTCTGCAAAGGTCAATTTATCTCCCGTCCGAGATCGCGAGAGCTTGAGACAAGAGCTCGCCGTAGCCAATGAAAAGGTTGCCAGACTGGAGCAACAGGTCGAGACGCTGGAGGCAGAGCTCCAGTATGccgagcaggagaagacaCTGGCCGAAGAGCGTGGTGATCTTCATGACCTCctcaagaagtcgaagatcgAAGCAGAGGAACTGCAAATTGAGCTTACGAAGCGCGAGAAGGCGGACAAGAGCCAGCAACGTCGCGAAGCTGAGCTTCAGGCACAACTCCAGGACGCACAAGCAGAGATCGACGACTTGCAAGTTCAAATTGCAGATCTGGAGAACCGCACGCAAGCACAGACGACAAAGGAACGTGAACACCGGAACCAGGCCAAGGAGCTTAAACGCCTGAAGCAGGAATTGGAGGAGCTTCAATTGCAACTTCAAGATCGTAACGGGTCATCGTCAGGTCATGCTCGCCGCGAGGCAGAATTGCGCGCTCAGTTGCGAGATGCTCAAGCAGATGTCGATCGCCTGCAAATGGATGTCCAGGATCGGGACGCTGGACTGCAGACTGCCGCAGCGAAGGAGCGACAACTTCGCGAGCGCCTGCAACGTGCTCGAGCAGAGGAGACCGTCACCCTACAGGCACAGGGCTTCCAAAGCGAGCTCGAGGACGCTGAAGTAGAAATTCGTGCTCTGCAGTCACAACTGCAAGACCGTGCCGCTAAGCTATCCGCCTCAATGAAGCGTGAGGAAGACCTGAAGTTCAAATTGAAGTCAGCGAAAGCCTCTGTCAAGCAATTGCAGCAGCGTTCCGCCGAGAACTCGCAAGATCTGGTGGCTCGACAACCGGTCGACACTCTTGCCCTGACCAAGCGCCACGAATCCGAACTCAAGGGTCTCGTCAAGCAGATTCAGTTCCTGCGCTTTTCTCTCAACCGCGAGAATCAGTTCCGGAGCGATCTGATTCATAcgaagaattactttttgcTTCAGGTACAGATGTACAACGCATGCAATCGCGAGGATCTGCGACTTTTGGAGGAAATTGGTGTTACACCAGATATGAGTTTccgggagaagaagagaagtctGAAGAGTGTGGCCTGCATGGTGCTGGCGGGcgtgaggatgaagaagggGGCGGAGAAGTGGAGAGAATGTAGAAAGGTGGAGGAGAGTCTGTTGAGGAAGTTGGAGGGGGTGAGGAAGGGAAGGCAATTGAAGGGGTAGAGGGTGGGATGTGAGATGCTTCTCCTGCTCGGTGGGGAGGTTGTGTTCTGCTTTGACGTTCGCTGGTATTTGAGCGAGGTGTTGGTGGCTTGTGCTATTCACTTGATAGTATGATGAGATATGACTGCTTTCGTTGATGCTCAGACTTGATCGAATGTTCACAGAGATCCGGATTGCTCGGCATTGCTCGCTAACTGATGA
This genomic interval from Cercospora beticola chromosome 7, complete sequence contains the following:
- a CDS encoding uncharacterized protein (MEROPS:MER0011746) — translated: MGSKTPEGHQQGPDGNGQVEKPCDSTAARPRNGSSSGDLDRGVVGEDEDGDDDDGEAGLKIAGTLEKKNKKKRKSRKKKNKIGQGNDSVGVQTSPPTIELSVLFPSDSYPAGERITYDNTSRTTAAENRYNARIKDQDETFLPSYRKAAEIHRQVRQYVRKSVIKPGVTLQTIAESIESGVRNLTGQQGVSPGSALEAGLAFPTGLCLNNVAAHWTPNPGGKDIALQSNDVLSVDFGVHVNGRIVDSAFTVALDHNERYDPLLAAVGETTNTGLSLACVDARMQDLGAAMQEVMESYEVVEQDGKTRRVRAMKNLSGHDILRYQIHGDKQVPFVKNDSEQKMEEGDIFAIETFGTTGRGHTRDDIGVYGYGRQNVKVHPQHLQLSARSLLKTIDESFGTLVFCRRYLERLGVKNYHFGMKQLIDQEIVESYAPLVDVEGSHVAQFEHTVLIGGAGKEIISRGEDY